DNA from Variovorax sp. PBL-H6:
CTGTACTTCAGCGTCTTCCTCACCGTCGTTTCGACGCTCGGCGGCATTCTCTTCGGCACGCTGCTGGCCTTGATGCGGCTGTCGGGCAAGAAGTGGCTGGACGCGCCGGCCGCGATCTACGTCAACGGCATGCGCAGCATTCCGCTGGTGATGGTGATCCTGTGGTTCTTCCTGCTGGTGCCGTTCATCATCGGCCGGCCGATCGGCGCCGAGATCTCGGCCATCGTCACCTTTGTCGCGTTCGAAGCCGCCTACTTCAGCGAGATCATGCGCGCGGGCATCCAGTCGATCCCGCGCGGCCAGGTCCATGCCGCGCAGGCGGTGGGCATGACCTACAAGCAGAACATGACGCTGGTGATCCTGCCGCAGGCCTTCCGCAACATGCTGCCGGTGCTGTTGACGCAGACCATCATCCTGTTCCAGGACACGTCGCTGGTGTACGCCATCGGCGCCTACGACCTGTTGAAGGGCTTCGAGACGGCGGGCAAGAATTTCGGCCGGCCGATCGAGTCCTACCTGCTGGCGGCGGTGGTGTACTTCGTCATCTGCTATGCGCTGTCATTCCTGGTCAAGCGTCTTCACAAGAAGATCGCCATCATCCGCTGAACATCGAAAGGCAAAGTCATGGCCGACAAAATGATCGAAATCAAGAACGTCTCGAAGTGGTATGGGCCGGTCCAGGTGCTCAACGACTGCTCCGTCAGCATCGCCAAGGGCGACGTGGTGGTGGTGTGCGGCCCGTCGGGTTCGGGCAAGTCGACGCTGATCAAGACGGTGAACGCGCTCGAGCCCTTCCAGAAGGGCGAGATCACGGTCAATGGCATTCCGCTGCACGACCCCAAGACCAACCTGCCGAAGCTGCGCTCCAAGGTGGGCATGGTGTTCCAGCATTTCGAGCTGTTCCCGCACCTGTCGGTGACGGAGAACCTCACGATCGCGCAGATCAAGGTGCTGGGGCGCTCGCAGGACGAGGCCAAGACCCGCGGCCTGAAGATGCTCGACCGCGTGGGCCTGATGGCGCACAAGGACAAGTACCCCGGTCAGCTCTCCGGTGGCCAGCAGCAGCGCGTGGCGATCGCGCGCGCACTGAGCATGGACCCGATGGTGATGCTGTTCGACGAGCCGACCTCGGCGCTCGACCCCGAGATGGTCGGCGAGGTGCTGGACGTGATGGTGGCGCTTGCCAAGGAAGGCATGACCATGATGGTGGTGACGCACGAGATGGGCTTCGCGCGCAAGGTGGCGAGTCGTGTCATCTTCATCGACGTGGGTGGGCGGATTCTCGAAGACTGCTCGAAGGACGAGTTCTTCGCGCATCCCGAGAACCGGCAGGCACGGACGCGGGACTTTCTCAACAAGATCCTGCAGCACTGAACGGAATTGCCGTCTCAGTTAAAAAAGGCCTCCAATGTGGGGCCTTTTTTGTTCGCGCTTTGGTTCGGGGCTTGCCCCATGGAAGGGCGCCCGGCACGCGATACGGGCCGGTCGACCCCACTGCGGCGGCCCCTTCGGGGCTTCCCTGCGGTGCTCGCCTTTCGCGGGGTCTCGCTCAAACTCGCCTGCGGCTCAAACAGTCGCGAGCCCTGATCCGCGAAAGGCTGCGCTCCTCGGCGCCGCAGAGGGGTCGCCCAACCCGCACCGCATACCGGGCTTGGGAGTGTTCGGGCGTTGCGTGCACCTCGGACCTCAGACCTCGAACGTCTGGAGCCTCACCCCGAGCTTATCCACGCCTTCGCACACCTGGCCGTAGAACGCTCTTTCCGCCGCGTCCACGGGCCGAACGCGCGCTACTTTTTACGAGCAGCAATCGCCTGCTCAGCCTTCGTCACCAGGTCCGCGCCAATCTGCGGCTTCCACTTGGCATACACAGGACGCGTCGCCTTCACGAAGGCTTCGCGCTCTTCCGGGGTGAGCTGCGTCACCGTCACGCCCATTCCCGCGATCTCCTTCAGGACCGGCTTGTCGGCTTCCACCAGGCCCTTGCGCGCGATCTCGATCTCCTGCTTGCCGGCATCGATGGCCGCCTGGCGCACGATGGCCTGGTCGGCCGGCGTCCACGAGGCCCAGGTGTCCTTGTTGACCACGAACACCAGCGGATCCGCCATGTAGCCCCAGGTCGTGACGTACTTCTGCCCGACCGTGTGCATCTTGAGCACGGTGAAGAGGAACAGCGGGTTCTCCTGCCCGTCCACCGCGCCGCTCGCCAGGGCGGGCTGCGCATCGGCCCAGCTCATCTGCGTCGGATTGGCGCCCAGCGCGCTGAACATGTCGGAAAAGATGGGCGAGCCGACCACACGGATCTTCATGCCCTTCAGGTCTTCAGGCGACTTGATGGCACGCTTGGAGTTGGTGATCTCGCGGTAGCCGTTCTCGCCCCACGCCAAAGGCACCACGCCCGACTTGTCCAGCGTCTTGAAGATCTCCTTGCCGACCTCGCCCTGCGTCAGCGCATCGACGGCCGCGTAGTCGGGCATCAGGAAAGGCAGCGAGAACAGGTTGAGCTGCTTCACCTGAGGCGACCAGTTGATGGTCGAGCCCACCGCCATGTCGATCACGCCTTGGCGCAACGCGCTGAACTCGCGCGTCTGGTCGCCCTGGATCAGCGAGACGCCAGGGTAGAGCTTGATGTTGATGCGGCCCTGCGTGCGCTCCTTCACCAGGTCGGCCCAGATCTTGCCGGCCTGGCCCCAGGGCGTGGGCGGGCCCAGCACGAGCGACATCTTGTATTCGGCCTTGTAGCCTTGCGCCGGCGCGGAGACCGAGAAGCTGCCCAGCGTGGCAGCCACCGCCAGCAGGCCGATCAGTGAACGACGGAATTTCATGTGCGTCTCCTTCATGTGAACAATAAGAATCAACTTCCCTAGTAACCCAGCGCATGCGGCAGCCACAGCGCCAGCTGCGGCCACACGATCACCGCCACCATCACCAGGAACATCGCGAACAGCATCCAGCCCACCCAGCGCACGGTCTCTTCCATGCGCACTTTGGCGATGCGGCACGACACCATCAGGTTGACCGCCAGCGGCGGCGTGAACTGGCCCAGTGCCACCTTCAGCGTGAGGATCACGCCGAACCACACCGGGTCCCATTTGTAGTGCTGCACGATCGGCCACAGCAGCGGCACGAAGATCAGGAAGATCGAAACGCCATCGAGGAACATGCCGACCGTGATGAGCAGCAGGATCAGCAGCGACAGCACGCCGTATTCGCCCAGCCCGGAGTTCACGATCGCGCGCGTCACCGGATCGATCACGCCCAGCGTCGACAGCGAGTAGGCGAAGATCCCCGCCAGCGAGACCACCAGCAGGATCACCGCCGACAGCTCGCCCGACTCGCGCAGGATCACGAACAGGTCCTTGACCCGGATCGTGCGGTGCACCGCCATGCCGACGAAGAGACCGTAGAACACCGCCACCACCGCCGCCTCGGTCGGCGTGAACCAGCCCGCGCGCATGCCGCCGAGGATGAGCACCGGCGCCGCCAGGCCCCAGATCGCATCGCGCAGGCTCTGCCAGAAGGGCGGCCGCGGCAGCGTGGCCTCGAGCGCGCCCATGCGATGGCGGCGCGCCATCCACACGGCAGGCACGATCAACGCCAGGCCCGCCAGCACACCGGGCACCATGCCGGCCGCGAACAGCGCAGGCACCGAGGCGCCCGGCACCAGCACCGAGTAGACGATGAAGGCCACCGAGGGAGGAATCAGGATGTCGGTCGCGGCGGCGGCGCCGACCACGCTCGCCGAGTAGGCGGCCGGATAGCCCGCGCGCGACATCGCCCCGATCATCACCGCGCCGACCGCCGCTGCATTGGCAGGGCCCGAGCCCGAGATGCCGCCCAGGAACATCGCGACGACGATCGCCACCAGGGGCAGCATGCCGGGCCCGCGCCCGACGATGGCGATCGCGAAATTGACCAGGCGCAGCGCCACGCCCGAGCGGTCGAAGATCGAACCCACCAGCACGAACATCGGGATCGCGAGCAGCGGGTACTTGCCCAGCCCTGCATAGAAGTTCTGCGGCACCGCGAGCAGCCCGAACCACTGGGCATCGGCATTCGCCAGCCCGATGGCGACGGCACCCGCGAGTCCCAGCGCCGCGCCGATCGGCACGCCCACCAGCATCATCAGGATGAAGGCGGCGAAGAGCAGTGCGGGGATCATTCGCGCGCGTCCTCGACGCGCCGCTCGCGGCTGCGCCGAATGAACAGGCCCACCGCGCGCAACCCGATCGCGAAGCAGACGATCGGCAGCCAGACCGAGTACCACCACTGCGGCACGCCGATGCCGGGCGAGGTCTCCTCGAAGCGATAGTCGTCCCACACCACGCGCACGCTCAGCGCCGCGATCAGGAAGAAGAGCGCAGCCACCATCAGCGCGCCGAACTGCGCGAGCCGCTTGCGCCGGCCGATGGAGCCGCTGTCCGCGAAGTACTCGATGCGGATGTGCCGGTCGCGCGCCACCGCGGCCGAGCCCGCGACCATGGCCAGCAGGATCATGAGGAACACCGAGAACTCCTCGGTCCAGGCGAAGGAGGAATCGGTGAAGTAGCGCACCAGCACGTTGGCGAAGGTGATGCAGGCCAGCAGGCCCATGATGATCACCGTGGCCCAGTCCTCGATGGCCAGCGGCACGCGGGTGGGCTCGTCGGCGGCTTCGATCTCGGGGGGCAGGGGACTGGCGGCGTCCAGCGTGGGGCCGGACTCGGGAGGGGAGGACATCAGGGGGAACGGAGGCAGCGGCCAGGATTCGGCCACCCAGGATCGTAACGATCCATAACCGTTTGCCCCATCGGGGCTTTCCTTAGGGCCGGGGTCGATCCAGTCGGCCGACGCGCCCGGCGCCGAGAAGCGCCCCTTACTTCACCAGCACCTGAACCTTGAGCGGCAGGCGCCCGAGCGTGTCCTGCAGCCGGCCCTGCAGCGCCTGCGTCGCCGGGCCGGTCGTGGCGGCGTCGATGGTCACCATCAGCGCCTTCTCGCCCTCGGCCCGCACCGCCGGGCGCGCGGTGCCGGGGAGGTCGAGGTCGGCCCAGGCCTCCTCCACCAGCGCCTCCGCCACGCGGCGCGCGGCAAGGGCGCGCAGGTCGGGCTTGAAGATCTTGCCGACATTGGTCATGGGCATCTGCTCGATCACCACCACCGATTTCGGCTTGGCCGGCGCCTCGTCCACGCGCGCGGCGGTGAAGGCCAGCAGCTCGGCCTCGCTCGCCGTCTTGCCCGGGACCAGCGTGGCGAAGGCCACCGGCAGCTCGCCCGCATAGGCATCGGGCGCGCCGACCGCGGCGCACAGCTGCACCGCGGGATGCGCGCCCAGCGCGTCCTCGATGGTCTTGGGGTCGATGTTGTGGCCGCTGCGGATGATCAGGTCCTTGGAGCGGCCGCTGAGATGGAGGCGCTCCTCCTGGTCGATCCAGCCGAGGTCGCCGCTCGCCAGCCAGCCGTCGGCGGTGAAGGTCTTCGCGTTGTCGGCCGGATCGACGAAGCCGGAGAACAGGTTGGGCGACTTGAAGAGCACCATGCCCTGCTCGCCCGGCGGAAGCTCCTGGTCGCTGGCATTGCCGTGCGCATCCAGCGCCACGATGCGGATCTGCGTCCACGGCAGGCGCAAGCCCACGCAGCCCGGCGGCCCGATCACGCCCGGCGGCGTGATGGTGGAAATGCCCGCCATCTCGGTCATGCCCAGGCTCTCGTGCACGTGCAGGCCGAACAGGCGCTCGAAGCGTGCCGCCAGCTCGGGCGGCAGCACTGCGGCGCCCGTGCGGCAGTAGCGGATGGAGGAGATGTCGGCGCCGTCCAGCGGCACATTGGCCAGCGCCGCGAGCACGGTGGGCACGGCCGACAGCGAAGTCGGGCGGTGCTTCTCCACCAGCTTCCAGTAGTTCGCCATCACCTGCCGGTTGCGCAGCAGGGTGGTGGTGGGAATGATCACCTCCACCCCGGCCGAGAGCGAGGCCAGCGACGCCGGCAGCACGCCCGCCACATGGAACAGCGGGTAGCCGTTGATGGAAATGTCGTGCGGCCCCTGGCTCGTCATCTTGATGCTGGCGAAGGCCGTGAACACTTGCGCACCGTGGCTGTGGCGCGCCAGCTTGGGCGCACCCGTGGTGCCGCCGGTGTGGAAGTAGGCGGCGATGTCGGCCGGCGCGATGTCGCGGCCGCTTGCGAGGTGGTCGTCGGGCTCCATCGCGCGTCGCGCAGCGAAGTCGAGCACGCCCTCGGGCAGCGCGCCCGCGGCACCCGGCGGCTCATCGTGCGGCGCCACGCGCAGCACGGTGGTGAGCGTCGGCACCTGGCTGCGGAGGCGCATCGCTTTCGACCACATGCCGCCGTCGTCGTCCGCGCCCCAGGCGATCAGCACCTTGGCGCGGCCGGCCTTCATCAGCGAGACCAGCTTTTCGTCGGTGAGCAGCGGATTGAGCGGCTGCGCAATGCCCGCCGCCGCGCCGCCCCACAGCGCCAGGTGGTACTCGAGGCAGCCCGGCAGCAGGATCGCCACTGCATCCTCCGGCCCCACGCCCAGCGTGTGCAGCAGGTTCGCGGTCTGGTGGATGCCTGCGAGCAGTTGGGCATACGACCAGCGAATCGGCTCGTCGGCCGGGTCGCCGCTGCGCAGGAAGGTCAGCGCCGTGTTGTCGCCGAAAGCCGCGGCGGCGTTGCGAAAGATCTCGTAGGTGCTGCGCACCGTCAGCGCCTCGGACAGCGGGGTTTGCTCGAGCCGGCGCACGTCGTCGATGCTGCGGATGGGGAAGGTCGCGCTGAAGGGCGCGCCCGTGGCGCGTGTCTCGCTCGTGCTCATGACGGGTCTCCTCGTTCTGGCGTGGGCCGATGCGCGCCGGGCTGCCGAATCGCCGCGGCACGCATGGCCCATTGTGGATGCGTCAGTGCGCCGCGGGGAGGGCTTGCCGCCCGAGCGTGGCAAAGCGCTGCAGATGATGGTCCTCGTCGCCGAGCTGGTGGTCGATCATCACCAGCCGCTTCGCATAGTGGGCCAGCGGCAGCTCCCACGTCATGCCGATGCCGCCGTGCATCTGGATGCTTTCCTCGGCCACCAGTGTGCCGATGCGCCCGATGCTCGCCTTGGCGGCGGAGAGCGCGCGCTCGCGCGCCACGCGGTCGTCGCCGTCGATCGCCGCCGCTGCATTGATCACGGCCGAGCGCGCCTGCTCCACTTCGAGCAGCAGGTCGGCCATGCGGTGCTGCAGCGCCTGGAAGCTGCCGATCAATTGGCCGAACTGCTTGCGCGTGCGCAGGTACTCGAGCGTGGCCGCCTTGGCCGCTTCCATCGCGCCCAGGCTTTCGGCGCACAAGGCGAGCAGGCCGCGGCCGATGGCGCGCTCCAGCGTCGGGTAGCCCTGGCCTTCGCTGCCCAGCAGCGCGCCGCTTTCCAGCTTCAGCCCGTCGAACGCGAGCTCGGCCACGCGGCCGCCGTCGATGGCGGGGCAGCCGCGCACGTGCAAGCCCTGCGCCTTTGCCGGCACGAGGAAGAGCGAGATGCCGGCTTGGTCGTCGTTCGCTCCGGAGGTGCGTGCGGAGACCACGAAGACATCCGCCTGCTCGCCGTGGGGCACCACGGCCTTGGCGCCGTTGAGCAGCCATCCATCGCCGCTGCGTTCGGCGCGCGTCTGCACCTGCGCGGGTTCGTAGTGCGCGCCCGGCTCGTCGTGCGCCAGCGCCGCGATGGTGCTGCCCGCGATGATGGCGGCCAGGTGTTCCTTCTGCGCTTCGTTGCCCGCCGCGGCAATCGCCTCGCCGGCCATCACCGCGCCCAGCACCGGCTCGACCACCAGGCCGCGGCCCAGCGCCTCGAAGACCACGGCGACATCGAAGCCGCCACCGCCGAAGCCACCATCCTCTTCGCGGAAGAGCGCGCCGATCACGCCCAGCTCGGCGAACTGCTCCCAGATCTTCGTGCTGAAGCCCTGATCCGACTTCGCGATGCGGTCACGCGTCTCGAAGGCGTACTGCTCGGCGATGAAGCGGTTCAGGCTGTCGGCGAGCATGCGCCGGTCTTCGGTGTGTTCGAAATTCATTCCAACTCTCCTTATGCGTCTTGTGCAACGCGCGCCGCGTGGACAGGAGCGGCCAAAAAAAGGGCAATTCCAGAAACACCGCGGAACCGGCTTTGCCGGGCCGCTGGTGTTGCCCCCGGTCGGGGGTGGACGGCTACACGAAGTGAGCCAACCTGGGGGTGAGCAACATCTCCACCGCGGAACCGGCTTTGCCGGGCCGCTGGTGTTGCCCCCGGTCGGGGGTGGGCGGCTACACGAAGTGGGCCAACCTGGGGGGCGAGCTTGTTCACAGTCCCAGGATCATCTTGGAGATGATGTTTTTCTGGATCTCGTTGGAGCCGCCGAAGATCGACAGCTTGCGGTTGTTGAAGTACTTGGCCGCGGCAGGCGCCGCCTCGGCCGGGCCAAAGGGCGTGCCGGTGAAGCCTTCTTCGAGCGCCGCTTCGACGTAAGGCCGCGCATACGGCCCCATCGCGCGCCGGATCAGCGACGAGATCTCCTGGCGGATCTCCGTCCCGCGAATCTTGAGCATCGAGCTCTCGGCCCCCGGCACGCCGCCGCCCGCCACCGCCGCGATCACGCGCAGGTTGGTGGTCTTCATGTTCTCCAGGTCGATCTCGACGCGCGCCATGCGCGCCGCGAAAGCCGGGTCTTCCGACAGCGGCTTGCCGTTCTTCGTCTGCCTGTCCGCGATGGTCTTGAGCTGCTCCATGGCCGCCACCGAGAAGCCCACGCCCGCGATGTTGGTGCGCTCGTAGGTCAGCAGGTACTTGGCACAGGTCCAGCCCTTGTCCTCCTCGCCCACCAGGTTCTCGGCCGGCACGCGCACGTCGGAGAAGAACACTTCGTTGACCTCGTGGTCGCCGTCCAGCGTGATGATCGGCCGCACCTCGACCCCCGGCGACTTCATGTCGATCAGCAGGAAGCTGATGCCCTCCTGCTTCTTCGCCTCGCGGTTGGTGCGCACCAGGCAGAAGATCATGTTGGCGTGCTGGCCCAGCGTGGTCCAGGTCTTCTGGCCGTTCACGATGTAGTGCGGGCCCTGCGCATCGACGCCTTTGACGGCCGAGGTCTTGACCGAGGCCAGGTCCGAGCCCGCGCCGGGTTCGGAGTAGCCCTGGCACCACCAGTCCGAGCCGTCGAGGATGCGCGGCAGCCAATGGCGCTTCTGTTCCTCGTTGCCGTACTTGATCAGCACCGGCCCCAGCATGTTGACGCCGAAGGGCACGATGCGCGGCGCATGGGCCAGCGCGCATTCGTTCTCGAAGATGAACTTCTCGACCGCGGTCCAGCCCGGGCCGCCGTATTGTTCGGGCCAGTGATTCGCGAGCCAGCCGCGCGCGTTGAGGATGGCGTGCCACTCCTCCATGTCGGCCTTGCTCAGGTGTTTGCCGCAAGCGACCTTGTCGGAGAGGCGCTTGGGCAGCTTTTCCGCGAGGAAGCTGCGCACCTCCTTGCGGAAGGCTTGTTCTTCAGGCGTGAAGTTGAGGTCCATTGCCGAGCTCCTCAGAAGATTTCGAACAAGCCGGCAGCGCCCATGCCGCCGGCGATGCACATCGTGACCACCGCGTACTTCGCGCCGCGGCGCCGTCCCTCGATCAGCACGTGGCCCGCGAGCCGCGCGCCCGTCATGCCGAAGGGGTGGCCGATCGAGATCGCGCCGCCGTCGACATTGAGCCGATCGGCCGGAATGCCGAGCTTCTCCTGGCAGTAGAGGGACTGCGAGGCAAAGGCCTCGTTGAGTTCCCACAGGTCGATATCGTCGACCTTGAGGCCGTTGCGCGCCAGCAGTTTCGGCACCGCGAACACCGGGCCGATGCCCATCTCGTCAGGCTCGCAGCCGGCCAGCGCCAAGCCGCGGAAGGCGCCCAGCGGCTTCAGGTTGGCACGCTCGGCCTCCCTGGCTTCCATCAGCACGCAGGCCGAAGCGCCATCGGAGAGCTGCGAGGCATTGCCTGCGGTGACGAACTTGCCGGCGCCCATCACCGGCTCCAGCCTGGCCAGCGCCTCGTAGGTGGTGCCCCGGCGGTTGCAGGTGTCGGCGTCGGCAGTCACCTCCTTGTAGCTGACCAGCCTGGTTTCCTTGTCCGTCACCGCCATGGTCGTGGTGCAGGCCACGATCTCGTCCTTGTAGCGGCCCGCGAGTTGCGCCTCTTCCGTCTTGCGCTGGCTCTCGGCCGAGAAGCGGTCCTGCGCCTCGCGGCTGATGCCGTAGCGCTTGGCCACGATGTCGGCGGTCTCGATCATCGAGAGGTAGAGAGCCGGCTTGTGCTCGACGATCCAGGGGTCCATGCCGGAATCGCCGCTGTCGGTCGCGCTGCGGGTGCGGATTTGCGAGATGCTCTCCACGCCGCCCGCGATCATCGCCGGCGCGCCCTCGACCACGATGCGGCCCGCCGCCATTGCGATGGCCTGCAGCCCCGAGGCGCAGAAGCGGTTGACCGTGGTGCCGGCGATGCTGATCGGCAGCCCGGCGCGCACGAGCGCCTGGCGCGCCACGTTGCGGCCGGTGGTGCCTTCGGGGTAGCCGCAGCCGAGGATCGCGTCCTCGATCAGCGCCGGGTCGATGCCCGCCCGGTCGACCGCCGCGCGCACCGCAAAGGCGGCGAGCGTGGGTCCGGGTGTGGCATTGAACTCGCCGCGGTGCGCCTTGGTGAGCGGGGTGCGTGCGGTGGAAACGATGACGGCTTCGCGCATGGTGAGTGTCTCCTCGGCTTACTCGGATCGGTTCAGGCTCGCGAAGTCTGCGCCGCGTTCGACCAGCTCGACAAGCAGCGGCGACGGCTTCCAGAACAGCGGGTCTTCCTTGGCGAACTCGCGGATGTCGGCGAGCACCTTCGGCAGGCCCACCGTGTCGGCGTACTTCATCGGCCCGCCGCGGTGCCGCGGAAAGCCGTAGCCGTAGAGGAAGGTCACGTCCACGTCCAGCGGGCGCAGCGCGATGCGCTGGTGCACGACGTTGGCGCCCTCGTTGATCATCGCGGCCATGTAGCGGCGCATGATCTCTTCGTCGGTGAAGGTGCGCGGCGTGATGCCGGCGCGCTGGCGCTCGGCGTCGACGATCGCCTCCACCTCCGGATCCGGCGTGCCGGTGCGCGCGCCCTCGGGGTACAGGTAATAGCCGCGGCCCGTCTTCTGGCCGAACCAGCCGCGCTCGCAGATGCGGTCGGCAATCTGCACGTAGCGCGCCTTCGGGTCGCGCGTGGCCGCCTTGCGCTTGCGCGTGGCCCAGCCGATGTCGCCACCGGCCAGGTCGGACACCTGGAAGGGCCCCATCGGGTAGCCGAAGTCGCGCACCGCCTTGTCGATCTGGTAGGGCGAGGCGCCGTCTTCCATCATGTGGTCGGCCGCCTGGCGGTACACCGCGAGGATGCGGTTGCCGATGAAGCCGTCGCACACGCCAGCGCGCACCGGCGTCTTCTTCAGCTTCTTGGCCAGCTCGAAGCCGGTGGCGACCACGTCGGCGCTGACCTTCGCCGGCACCACGATCTCCAGCAGCTTCATGATGTTGGCCGGCGAGAAGAAATGCAGGCCCAGCACGTCGCCGGGGCGCGAGATGCTGGCCGCGATCTCGTCGATGTCGAGGTAGGAGGTGTTGGTCGCCAGCACCGCCCCTGGCTTGCACACGCGGTCGAGCTCGGCAAAGACGGCCTTCTTGACCGCCATGTCCTCGAACACGGCCTCCACCACGAGGTCGACGTTCGCGAGCGCGTCGTAGGCCGTCGAGCCCGAAAAGCGCGCCATCACCGCTGCCTTGCTCTCGGCCGTCATGCGGCCTTTCTGGACCAGGCCGTCGTACACCTTCTCGATGTGGGCGCGGCCGCGCGCGAGGCTGGGCTCGTCGCGCTCGATCATGGTCACCGGCAGGCCGGCATCGAGCATCGCGACCGCGATGCCCGCGCCCATGGTGCCGCCACCCACGATGCCGCAGGATTCGATCGGGCGCGGCTTCGCCGCCTTGGTCTCGGGCGCTTTCAGCACTTCGCGCTCGGCGAAGAAGGCATGGATCAGGCCGGCGCGCTGCGGGCTGTCGATGCACTGCAGGAAGAGCTTGCGCTCCAGCGCCATGCCTTCGTCGAAGGGCAACGTGAGCGCGGCCTCGACGGCTTCGACGATCTTCATCGGCGAGAACAGGCCGCGGCTTTTCTTCGCGGTCTCTGCGCGGGCCGCTTCGAGCGCGGCACGCTGCGCCTCCTTGTCGACCAAGGCCAGGGTCGCATCGCGCGAGCGGCGCAATGGCGACTTGAGCCTGATCAAATCGTGC
Protein-coding regions in this window:
- a CDS encoding acetyl-CoA C-acyltransferase; the encoded protein is MREAVIVSTARTPLTKAHRGEFNATPGPTLAAFAVRAAVDRAGIDPALIEDAILGCGYPEGTTGRNVARQALVRAGLPISIAGTTVNRFCASGLQAIAMAAGRIVVEGAPAMIAGGVESISQIRTRSATDSGDSGMDPWIVEHKPALYLSMIETADIVAKRYGISREAQDRFSAESQRKTEEAQLAGRYKDEIVACTTTMAVTDKETRLVSYKEVTADADTCNRRGTTYEALARLEPVMGAGKFVTAGNASQLSDGASACVLMEAREAERANLKPLGAFRGLALAGCEPDEMGIGPVFAVPKLLARNGLKVDDIDLWELNEAFASQSLYCQEKLGIPADRLNVDGGAISIGHPFGMTGARLAGHVLIEGRRRGAKYAVVTMCIAGGMGAAGLFEIF
- a CDS encoding 3-hydroxyacyl-CoA dehydrogenase NAD-binding domain-containing protein, which gives rise to MATTATSSSVPEPVRFERQADVLVVTIDNPPVNALGVDVRRGLVAAIEAAEADAAVAAVLLVGAGRNFIAGADIREFGKPPQQPSLPEVCGRIEACKKLVVAAIHGAALGGGLEIALSAHYRLATPSAKLGLPEVQLGLMPGSGGTQRAPRLIGVKAALDLMLSGRHVGAQEAMDLGLVDRLGNGADARAEGLALAHDLIRLKSPLRRSRDATLALVDKEAQRAALEAARAETAKKSRGLFSPMKIVEAVEAALTLPFDEGMALERKLFLQCIDSPQRAGLIHAFFAEREVLKAPETKAAKPRPIESCGIVGGGTMGAGIAVAMLDAGLPVTMIERDEPSLARGRAHIEKVYDGLVQKGRMTAESKAAVMARFSGSTAYDALANVDLVVEAVFEDMAVKKAVFAELDRVCKPGAVLATNTSYLDIDEIAASISRPGDVLGLHFFSPANIMKLLEIVVPAKVSADVVATGFELAKKLKKTPVRAGVCDGFIGNRILAVYRQAADHMMEDGASPYQIDKAVRDFGYPMGPFQVSDLAGGDIGWATRKRKAATRDPKARYVQIADRICERGWFGQKTGRGYYLYPEGARTGTPDPEVEAIVDAERQRAGITPRTFTDEEIMRRYMAAMINEGANVVHQRIALRPLDVDVTFLYGYGFPRHRGGPMKYADTVGLPKVLADIREFAKEDPLFWKPSPLLVELVERGADFASLNRSE